One window of Natrinema sp. SYSU A 869 genomic DNA carries:
- a CDS encoding ATP-binding protein: MKKSPKVNEVNEFLEIASDFEDPLEVIRESLSNSYDADATEVEITIQNQPNGSDIIIEDDGDGMNERDLESFFDLGNSRKTDSIGYKGHGTKIFYKSDRIEVTTVHDGTSYRAVMDDPWEKLNRKELPEYELTKNSVRSGNPGTKIRITNFRSGYGFDAEELTYNKIHHYLKWKTIAGSTAHYLGEDMREMEIAVTLDDAIDDTRAQLVTSNRLDFPAEQLEPSEGEYPAERMCKHYPAKEIDIEYEGGETTLQIVGMVGGKKTRNELPTYGRHSAQFGIWFAKDHIKVERLNEAVSHDNEFLHFFFVANCQDIELSANRENIRNKASPVYQAVKEEVEYYLSKVTQDPWFKSYLETRKQADRQRRTADQQSSLKDRRERIEKMGFEPDNKAEVLLGLERAAIEDQSLSLSVEDFDPNADVHAILRQNGRLRNAAVHQTLTGLFEEEVPLENTDIAVCWTHGDPAELKEYERNGYFGGEVSLQLEEGGLQYHNDDSRYIEIIDVESLLTSKAVPTADD, translated from the coding sequence ATGAAAAAATCACCAAAAGTTAACGAAGTCAACGAATTTCTCGAGATTGCCAGCGACTTCGAGGATCCACTCGAGGTCATCCGCGAATCGCTCTCGAATTCGTACGACGCTGACGCAACGGAAGTCGAGATCACGATCCAGAATCAGCCCAACGGCTCGGACATCATTATCGAGGACGACGGCGACGGGATGAACGAGCGCGATCTAGAGTCGTTCTTCGACCTTGGAAATTCCCGGAAAACAGATTCGATCGGATACAAGGGCCACGGCACCAAAATCTTCTACAAGAGCGACAGGATCGAGGTCACGACGGTCCACGACGGCACGAGTTATCGGGCAGTGATGGATGATCCTTGGGAGAAACTCAACCGGAAGGAGCTCCCGGAATACGAACTGACGAAGAACTCCGTCCGGAGCGGCAACCCCGGAACCAAGATCCGGATCACGAACTTCCGGTCGGGATACGGATTCGATGCCGAGGAGCTCACGTATAATAAGATTCACCACTATCTGAAGTGGAAGACGATCGCCGGATCGACGGCACACTACTTAGGAGAGGACATGCGGGAAATGGAGATTGCTGTCACTCTCGACGACGCAATCGACGATACTCGAGCGCAGTTGGTGACGTCTAACCGGCTCGATTTCCCGGCAGAACAGTTGGAGCCGTCCGAGGGAGAGTATCCCGCGGAGCGCATGTGTAAGCATTATCCGGCGAAGGAAATCGATATCGAATACGAGGGCGGTGAAACTACGCTCCAAATCGTCGGCATGGTTGGTGGGAAGAAAACGCGTAACGAACTGCCAACGTACGGCCGCCACTCCGCACAGTTCGGTATCTGGTTCGCGAAAGACCATATCAAGGTGGAGCGGCTAAACGAGGCGGTTTCCCACGACAACGAGTTCCTTCATTTCTTCTTTGTCGCCAACTGCCAGGATATCGAACTGTCGGCGAACAGGGAGAACATTCGAAACAAAGCTAGCCCGGTCTATCAGGCAGTCAAGGAAGAAGTCGAGTACTACCTCTCGAAGGTCACTCAGGACCCGTGGTTTAAATCGTATCTCGAGACCCGGAAACAGGCGGATCGACAGCGACGGACGGCTGACCAACAATCATCACTCAAAGACCGCCGCGAGCGCATCGAGAAAATGGGATTCGAGCCGGACAACAAAGCTGAGGTGCTGCTCGGCCTCGAGCGGGCCGCGATTGAAGACCAGTCCCTATCGCTCTCCGTTGAAGACTTCGATCCGAACGCGGATGTCCACGCGATACTCAGACAGAATGGACGGCTCCGAAACGCCGCAGTGCACCAGACGTTGACTGGTCTCTTCGAGGAGGAAGTGCCACTCGAAAATACCGATATTGCCGTCTGCTGGACTCACGGCGACCCCGCCGAACTCAAAGAATACGAACGAAACGGCTACTTCGGTGGTGAGGTCTCTCTGCAGCTCGAGGAAGGTGGACTCCAGTATCATAACGATGATAGCAGGTATATCGAGATTATAGACGTAGAATCGCTGCTCACGTCGAAAGCTGTACCCACAGCAGACGACTAA
- a CDS encoding DUF1524 domain-containing protein, producing the protein MDIFQSINDKGLELHDIDKIRARIKHRLVGEESSGTMEEWRSTLERFGGDKDDIQDMLKYFIAATEEKVSDISEANDAIMHVFDRTTPSDVNYTARLTKDDASELVSEVSEYSKYYKDIVDCRLDNTNRPLNDDDIKDLKRIMDRIGNRIGATQWRALAAYIYMDVDKNMQVDEGSDGVEERGQFLLEVFDAIEVVTLRQSISDHSGEAIEGVYTSTVQKFRGRDKDERFDSTQVVSDLVNEVEEKVEDLFEDGLIHHITKRTNWTSGNLTRCLFQRSTEIYLNDGDIEKEIRNYEDIDIEHILPKTPISDESERSEASSDPGKYAWLDYFFKVGEKEIPVAENVQNLKNNNVDTLRNSQVEQEDLEEDDANIDDIHTTQNEISGRFIDDISNLIFLVDTDNESIQNKMFSKKIPVYWDDYYIDIMVNDFLKNSDESGFFESDITDVERSEIERLSTGTASDTIAQKVDKAWNYDIMFERKEKLIKQLLKYIEFSVKEDEFDGLDDQIRQKVTDDKERRIECRNF; encoded by the coding sequence TTGGATATCTTCCAATCCATAAATGATAAGGGTCTTGAATTACACGATATCGATAAAATAAGGGCCAGAATAAAGCATCGGCTGGTCGGGGAAGAAAGCAGTGGAACAATGGAAGAATGGCGAAGTACACTTGAAAGATTTGGAGGTGACAAAGATGATATTCAAGATATGCTGAAATATTTCATTGCTGCAACAGAAGAAAAGGTGAGCGATATTTCTGAAGCAAACGACGCGATAATGCATGTGTTTGATCGAACGACTCCCAGTGATGTGAATTATACAGCAAGATTGACCAAAGATGATGCATCTGAATTAGTCTCGGAAGTCTCTGAATATTCAAAGTATTATAAGGACATTGTAGATTGTAGGTTAGATAATACGAATAGGCCATTGAACGATGATGATATCAAGGATCTCAAGCGGATTATGGACCGAATAGGGAACCGCATTGGGGCAACTCAATGGCGTGCGCTTGCTGCCTATATTTACATGGATGTTGATAAGAATATGCAGGTTGATGAAGGATCTGACGGAGTGGAAGAACGGGGCCAATTTTTACTTGAGGTTTTTGACGCTATAGAAGTTGTAACGCTTCGTCAGTCTATTAGTGACCATAGCGGTGAAGCAATCGAAGGAGTATACACTAGTACTGTTCAGAAATTTAGAGGTCGTGATAAAGACGAACGGTTTGACAGTACACAGGTTGTTTCTGACCTCGTCAATGAAGTCGAAGAGAAAGTTGAGGATTTGTTTGAAGATGGTCTAATACACCACATCACAAAACGAACAAACTGGACTTCTGGAAATCTTACTCGGTGTCTCTTCCAGAGATCTACTGAAATTTATTTGAATGATGGAGATATTGAGAAGGAGATACGTAATTACGAAGATATCGATATCGAACATATTCTGCCAAAAACCCCGATATCTGATGAAAGCGAGCGTAGCGAAGCCAGCTCTGATCCAGGAAAATATGCTTGGCTTGATTATTTCTTCAAGGTCGGTGAAAAGGAAATCCCGGTCGCCGAGAACGTCCAGAATCTGAAGAACAATAATGTGGATACATTGAGGAATAGCCAGGTGGAGCAAGAGGACCTTGAAGAGGATGATGCTAATATTGACGACATACATACTACTCAGAACGAAATATCTGGAAGGTTCATAGACGATATTTCAAATCTTATATTCTTAGTCGATACGGACAATGAAAGCATACAGAATAAAATGTTTTCTAAGAAGATTCCAGTATATTGGGATGATTATTATATAGACATTATGGTCAATGACTTCTTAAAAAACTCTGACGAGAGTGGTTTCTTCGAGTCAGACATTACTGATGTGGAACGGAGCGAGATTGAGCGTCTTTCAACGGGAACTGCCAGCGATACGATTGCACAAAAGGTAGACAAAGCATGGAACTACGATATTATGTTCGAGAGGAAAGAAAAACTCATCAAACAACTGTTGAAATACATAGAGTTTAGCGTGAAGGAAGACGAGTTCGATGGGTTAGATGATCAGATCAGACAAAAAGTAACTGACGATAAGGAACGGAGGATCGAGTGTCGGAACTTCTAA
- a CDS encoding DUF87 domain-containing protein, whose amino-acid sequence MSNNIDDILENDPIEDDHTETNDSSGTSTNRDEEADQPNDREVPERSVPSGVTEPSDDEFGHVVASEEIHVSRRDYQVNTFVRTEDRDDIRLGDYVQIPYPADDSELFAVTDTLRYEPYTDLDDKSDAHNQISAYADLDESEYVQIAELEPLSILHDVGTDDVESGIVNRIPKPNSPARLARDEDCLRTGLNIPGDGIFAGWLSVGGDAMTVDGEKFPYYLSNPGIDRETDEVEDGEPAVFRHALVAGSTGKGKTHFTKNVLRQFVSEKRYPIRHHDTGEDQQRRLNLVIIDPENEYWEMGEDNSAITDDEAIQRTLRRHGVKHGGVDDLEVFVPQVAGTNAPSTTESRELSIPFEVVRDRPDLLMPYQPTEITRGAIIDCIDAYFSCFDEQGGYRDRSVSQPTYEDFLAFLTEHDNEDSRLRAENDIGGGTWGPSSVASTGERSTTSSTKERTSFRIF is encoded by the coding sequence ATGAGTAACAATATCGACGACATCCTCGAGAACGACCCGATCGAAGACGACCACACTGAGACGAACGACTCGTCCGGTACTTCCACCAACAGAGACGAAGAAGCAGACCAACCCAACGACAGGGAAGTACCCGAGCGAAGCGTTCCAAGTGGCGTGACCGAACCGTCCGACGACGAGTTCGGTCACGTTGTCGCGAGCGAAGAGATCCACGTCAGCCGCCGTGACTACCAGGTGAATACGTTCGTCCGAACCGAGGATCGGGACGACATCCGACTCGGTGACTACGTTCAGATCCCGTATCCGGCCGACGACTCCGAACTGTTCGCGGTCACGGACACGCTTCGATACGAGCCGTACACCGACCTCGACGACAAGTCGGACGCCCACAACCAGATCAGTGCGTATGCCGACCTCGACGAATCCGAATACGTCCAGATCGCCGAGTTAGAACCGCTTTCGATCCTTCATGATGTTGGAACTGATGACGTCGAGAGCGGAATCGTCAACCGTATTCCAAAGCCGAACTCGCCGGCGCGACTTGCCCGTGACGAAGACTGTCTCCGTACCGGGCTCAACATTCCCGGGGACGGAATTTTCGCCGGGTGGCTTTCCGTCGGCGGTGATGCGATGACCGTGGACGGCGAGAAGTTCCCCTACTACCTCAGCAATCCCGGTATCGATCGCGAGACTGATGAAGTAGAGGACGGCGAACCGGCCGTCTTCCGTCATGCGCTCGTCGCTGGCTCGACTGGGAAGGGGAAGACCCACTTTACGAAGAACGTCCTCCGTCAGTTCGTCTCCGAGAAGCGCTACCCAATCCGGCATCACGACACCGGCGAGGACCAACAGCGGCGGTTGAACCTCGTTATCATCGATCCAGAGAACGAGTACTGGGAGATGGGCGAGGACAACTCGGCGATCACTGACGACGAGGCGATCCAGCGAACGCTCCGACGACACGGCGTCAAGCACGGCGGCGTCGACGATCTCGAGGTCTTCGTGCCACAGGTAGCCGGAACGAACGCGCCGTCGACGACGGAGAGTCGCGAACTCTCGATCCCGTTCGAAGTCGTTCGCGACCGACCGGATCTGTTGATGCCGTACCAGCCGACCGAGATTACCCGCGGAGCAATTATCGACTGCATCGATGCGTACTTCTCGTGTTTCGATGAGCAGGGCGGCTACCGTGACCGCAGCGTGTCGCAACCGACCTACGAGGATTTCCTCGCGTTCCTCACCGAACACGACAATGAGGATAGCCGACTTCGAGCCGAGAACGACATCGGTGGTGGCACCTGGGGGCCGTCCAGCGTCGCGTCGACAGGGGAACGTTCCACGACGTCTTCGACGAAGGAACGGACTTCCTTCCGGATATTCTGA
- a CDS encoding HNH endonuclease, translating into MGARSSGEYDGIADATESVLNNDRYPGAEEILSEAPSETEVVQWTKALSGFEANTEITPEENSFLLNVVGLLESSKENLATYAADLSVKPLGQLDPETVFFMVCIRDLQDKYAPKANLNSHKLAVLQGGRYQIRDSGSEIEPSSVDSEGESSSVDKSERVSDLQPPDRVESTVSRIIRNTSLAKSLKEQYNHKCQICGEYRKRTDSNRYAEAHHIQPLGADQPGPDIVENILILCPNHHSDFDYGLVEVDPDTLTVTHAYEESVDGSSLTVSNSHEISYEFLEYHNSTISNLE; encoded by the coding sequence ATGGGGGCAAGAAGCAGTGGAGAGTACGATGGAATTGCTGATGCAACAGAGTCTGTACTAAATAATGATAGGTACCCTGGGGCCGAAGAGATCTTATCTGAAGCACCTTCTGAAACGGAGGTGGTCCAATGGACAAAAGCCTTGAGCGGCTTTGAAGCAAATACAGAAATAACACCAGAAGAAAACAGCTTTCTCTTAAATGTGGTTGGCTTACTTGAATCATCAAAGGAGAACTTGGCCACCTATGCTGCAGATTTGAGCGTGAAACCACTTGGGCAGTTGGACCCAGAAACTGTATTCTTCATGGTCTGTATTCGAGATCTCCAGGATAAGTATGCACCGAAGGCGAACTTGAACTCTCACAAGCTTGCTGTCTTACAAGGAGGACGTTATCAAATTAGAGATAGCGGATCCGAGATAGAGCCATCATCAGTGGATTCTGAGGGAGAATCATCTAGTGTTGATAAGAGTGAAAGAGTATCTGATCTTCAACCTCCCGATCGAGTAGAATCTACTGTTAGCCGAATAATTAGAAATACATCTCTTGCAAAAAGTCTGAAAGAGCAATACAACCATAAATGCCAGATTTGCGGTGAATACAGGAAAAGAACAGACTCAAACCGATATGCAGAGGCACATCACATTCAGCCTCTTGGCGCCGATCAACCTGGGCCAGATATAGTAGAAAATATACTTATTCTCTGCCCCAATCACCATTCTGACTTTGATTATGGTTTAGTAGAAGTTGATCCAGATACTTTGACTGTAACTCATGCTTATGAAGAATCGGTAGATGGATCGTCACTTACTGTTAGTAATTCACACGAAATCAGCTATGAATTCCTAGAGTACCATAATTCAACTATATCTAATCTTGAGTAG
- a CDS encoding tRNA-guanine transglycosylase codes for MIGADRVGVDPLTEYFDASMMSVSSLTDYNITKERYEAYLETPIKERELFEPFNGVVFADSGGFKFLNNAEIDGSDFEVTMNQETVYDIQKALGSDIIVNLDHPIAPGDSHQERVQKAEQTAENIHEFLNLTRDFEGAKYLTLHGYNYSMMTEFLEVITNEVPLGVLQEGFDGIALGSLVPKKDNRDALIKAVTDCREVMNDWGFENWPLHVLGIASRAIPILTALGADSFDSSTHLHNAINGKYNRSMMEQVPLDDVDFTECDCPICQSDLLVDRMRGNTEYQKDVLGPVAMHNLIVQKRELADLRQCIKQDGTDALIEYLEETFSRDKTMRQYAHKVVNQSLGGYF; via the coding sequence ATGATCGGCGCTGACCGAGTTGGCGTCGACCCGCTGACCGAATACTTCGACGCCTCAATGATGTCCGTTTCGTCACTTACTGATTACAATATTACCAAGGAACGCTACGAGGCGTATCTCGAGACGCCGATTAAGGAACGCGAACTCTTTGAGCCGTTCAACGGTGTCGTTTTCGCCGACTCCGGCGGGTTCAAGTTCCTCAACAATGCCGAAATCGATGGCAGCGACTTCGAGGTGACGATGAATCAGGAGACGGTCTACGACATCCAGAAGGCCCTCGGAAGCGATATTATCGTCAATCTTGATCACCCAATCGCACCGGGCGATTCACACCAAGAGCGGGTTCAGAAGGCAGAGCAGACTGCCGAGAATATTCACGAGTTCCTCAACCTAACACGTGATTTTGAGGGTGCGAAGTATCTCACCTTACACGGGTACAATTACTCGATGATGACCGAGTTCCTCGAGGTTATCACTAACGAAGTTCCCCTTGGCGTGCTTCAGGAAGGATTTGACGGAATTGCTCTGGGCAGTCTCGTACCGAAAAAGGATAACCGCGATGCGTTGATCAAGGCAGTCACCGACTGCCGCGAGGTGATGAATGACTGGGGATTCGAGAACTGGCCACTTCATGTGTTAGGAATCGCCAGTCGAGCAATCCCGATACTGACGGCTCTCGGAGCCGACTCGTTCGACTCGAGTACACATCTCCACAACGCTATCAACGGTAAATACAACCGTTCAATGATGGAGCAAGTGCCTCTCGATGATGTTGATTTCACTGAGTGTGACTGTCCAATTTGTCAGTCAGATCTGCTGGTTGATCGGATGCGAGGGAATACAGAGTATCAAAAGGATGTTCTCGGCCCTGTCGCAATGCATAATCTGATCGTCCAGAAAAGGGAACTTGCCGATCTTCGACAGTGTATCAAACAGGATGGTACGGATGCTTTGATTGAATACTTAGAGGAAACGTTTAGCCGTGACAAAACAATGCGACAGTATGCACACAAAGTTGTCAACCAATCTCTCGGAGGATATTTTTAA
- a CDS encoding DUF262 domain-containing protein: protein MGNLSEIHVLRELPDTKKTIDEALNIEERNLYDIFEDEDFQVPDYQRNYSWEKTQREDLWTTLKNAFKELEPLPDDLSDLEELTGIYMGAMYFAEPSNNDDNKRLDVVDGQQRLATFQLLLKVSYDYVLYLKGRANDEELYGLADDLRKVEQKLNEAYNDESEPSVQLNEEDKDYFQALAADPDRWYIGLKSFLENRIERDDHVSGQMKPRAITIEEIISQIQSPIKYNGDRDVSSEFSGELGTWIRYEKSHERMMNTYTETYSLIEDILTS, encoded by the coding sequence ATGGGAAACCTTTCTGAAATCCACGTACTACGTGAGCTTCCAGATACAAAGAAGACTATCGATGAGGCCCTGAATATCGAAGAGAGGAACCTATATGATATATTTGAAGATGAAGACTTTCAGGTGCCAGACTATCAGCGAAACTATTCATGGGAAAAGACTCAGAGAGAAGATCTCTGGACTACCTTGAAGAATGCCTTCAAAGAACTTGAACCACTACCTGATGATCTCAGCGACCTTGAGGAACTAACTGGTATTTATATGGGTGCGATGTATTTTGCAGAGCCATCTAATAATGACGATAATAAGCGTTTAGATGTTGTTGATGGCCAACAACGATTGGCAACTTTCCAACTACTTTTAAAAGTTTCATATGATTATGTTCTATATTTGAAAGGGCGTGCAAATGACGAAGAGTTATACGGACTAGCTGATGATCTTAGAAAAGTTGAACAAAAGTTGAACGAAGCATATAATGATGAATCGGAGCCATCCGTTCAATTGAACGAAGAGGACAAAGACTATTTCCAGGCTCTTGCTGCTGATCCTGACCGATGGTATATCGGGTTAAAGTCATTTCTCGAAAATCGAATTGAGAGAGACGATCACGTTAGCGGTCAAATGAAACCGAGAGCTATTACTATTGAGGAAATCATTTCACAAATCCAATCCCCCATCAAATACAATGGGGACCGAGACGTGTCAAGTGAGTTTTCGGGCGAACTAGGGACTTGGATTAGGTATGAAAAATCACATGAGCGGATGATGAATACATATACTGAAACTTATAGTCTTATTGAGGATATTTTAACGAGTTAA
- a CDS encoding AAA family ATPase: MSIIKDARALRPSHIPSDLYHRDAKIRQLADALRPIMDGDIGQNTLIFGPSGTGKTTLAKFVVQELEAETLDFRWGYHNCISGSSKSEVLFGVMRDAGLGASLRKTGSPTSSFLNRLRESDKRVVAIIDEVDVLEHDTALQALIDLDNVTVVAITIDEDDFFTHLDSRMRSRLRSAEPIRLERFTHIQLVDIL; this comes from the coding sequence ATGTCTATCATCAAGGACGCTCGGGCTTTGCGGCCGTCCCATATCCCGAGCGACCTCTACCATCGGGATGCGAAGATTAGGCAGTTGGCCGATGCTCTCCGGCCGATCATGGACGGGGATATCGGGCAGAACACGCTCATCTTTGGGCCCAGCGGAACCGGTAAAACGACGCTTGCAAAGTTCGTCGTCCAAGAGCTTGAGGCCGAGACACTGGATTTCCGGTGGGGATATCACAACTGTATCTCTGGATCCTCGAAGTCCGAGGTACTGTTCGGTGTCATGCGCGACGCTGGTCTGGGAGCGAGTCTCCGCAAGACCGGTTCGCCTACGAGTTCGTTTCTCAATCGACTTCGTGAGAGCGACAAGCGCGTCGTCGCGATCATCGACGAGGTCGACGTTCTCGAGCACGATACGGCCCTTCAGGCGCTCATCGATCTGGACAACGTTACTGTCGTTGCGATCACGATCGACGAGGACGACTTCTTCACGCACCTGGATTCACGCATGCGCTCTCGATTGCGCAGCGCCGAACCGATCCGGCTCGAGCGCTTCACCCACATCCAGTTGGTCGACATCCTCTAG
- a CDS encoding AN1-type zinc finger domain-containing protein, with translation MAQCDESNCRGDEDFSHTCSYCGGRYCSDHRMPEAHSCPALATASTQGLDFRGGTISDLEERREASTSEKKQCTECSNFVPPDKDLCLSCRRDPIDDTSPDVSIKTGDPEPEQSTESSTGPGFLTSIKFRLEMVGIRVRGWMRSVVQFGSIGMFLLGIYAIVKAYATVSFGPLTFLEFEVPAAFGSSRMTLLVGGTAIMIVGLALSFKLIFGSASPQFESH, from the coding sequence ATGGCCCAGTGTGATGAATCGAACTGTAGGGGAGACGAGGACTTCTCGCACACGTGCTCATACTGCGGTGGACGCTACTGTTCTGATCATCGGATGCCGGAGGCACACAGCTGTCCAGCGCTCGCGACGGCATCAACTCAAGGTCTGGACTTCCGTGGCGGGACGATCAGCGACCTTGAGGAAAGGAGAGAGGCATCGACAAGTGAGAAAAAGCAGTGCACAGAGTGTTCAAACTTTGTTCCACCTGACAAGGATCTCTGTCTGTCGTGTCGTCGTGATCCGATTGATGATACAAGTCCTGACGTTTCGATCAAGACGGGCGACCCCGAGCCAGAGCAGTCGACCGAATCCAGTACAGGCCCAGGGTTCTTGACATCGATCAAATTCCGCCTCGAGATGGTCGGGATCCGTGTCCGCGGTTGGATGCGGTCGGTCGTCCAGTTCGGATCGATCGGCATGTTCCTACTCGGCATATACGCGATCGTGAAAGCGTACGCAACGGTTTCGTTTGGGCCGCTGACGTTCCTCGAATTCGAGGTGCCCGCCGCATTCGGTTCGTCCAGGATGACGCTGCTGGTCGGTGGGACTGCGATTATGATCGTCGGGCTAGCGCTCTCGTTTAAGCTGATCTTCGGATCGGCGTCTCCGCAGTTTGAGTCACACTAA
- a CDS encoding winged helix-turn-helix transcriptional regulator gives MDADDMRDADWAILEVLREGRANAPLIAEETDYSAQYVRERLGRLKQDDIVKPLGHGIYEVNESEVPSYNSNQE, from the coding sequence ATGGATGCAGACGATATGCGCGACGCTGACTGGGCAATTCTCGAAGTACTTCGAGAAGGACGCGCGAACGCACCACTTATCGCCGAGGAAACAGACTACTCTGCACAATATGTCCGCGAGCGCCTCGGACGTCTGAAGCAGGATGATATCGTCAAACCACTAGGCCATGGCATCTACGAAGTCAACGAGAGCGAAGTACCGTCGTATAATTCTAATCAGGAGTGA
- a CDS encoding ATP-binding protein: MTVIPTSHLNGAKDSLTVLSLLSYIIENKIDDYQVDPAVRNTPLLVAVDEAHNYFSSADNLREEYILRRARAAVKQGRKYKLGLCLITQNPDDVDDDVIKQINTNIFLGLKSEVVDDVSSIPSEFSKDLPNFGKGQAVVKAPDVEAVEVTGLPYCLTKHGN, from the coding sequence GTGACTGTCATCCCGACGAGCCACCTCAATGGCGCCAAGGACAGTCTTACGGTCCTCTCGTTGCTCTCGTATATCATTGAGAACAAAATCGACGACTATCAGGTCGATCCCGCCGTCCGGAATACGCCGCTTCTTGTTGCCGTCGACGAGGCGCATAACTACTTCTCGAGCGCCGATAACCTTCGTGAAGAGTACATTCTCCGTCGGGCTCGAGCTGCGGTCAAGCAAGGGCGTAAATACAAACTCGGACTCTGTCTCATCACGCAGAATCCTGATGATGTCGATGACGATGTCATCAAGCAAATCAACACGAACATCTTTCTCGGGCTGAAGTCGGAAGTCGTCGACGACGTCTCATCGATTCCGTCTGAGTTTTCGAAAGACCTTCCGAACTTCGGGAAAGGACAGGCAGTCGTGAAGGCGCCGGACGTTGAGGCAGTTGAAGTGACGGGGCTCCCATACTGTCTGACGAAGCACGGGAATTAG
- a CDS encoding vWA domain-containing protein, producing MKTHVTFVLDSSGSMSAIEDDTKGGFNAFLEDQQDESGTAMVSLYDFNTNVDCVYQGYSIEAAPKLDDDNYTPGGQTALHDAIMTAVTETGDRIDKMEAAGRPDNVIVVVLTDGKENASETPQERVRELVEYRREEHEWEFLFIGANQDAALTASGMGMDEDRSLNMAHSGDGAKSAYESTSQQISQARQKGTTDGFDEKDRENQDKARDS from the coding sequence ATGAAGACGCACGTTACCTTCGTTCTCGACTCGTCCGGTTCAATGTCGGCCATCGAAGACGACACGAAAGGAGGCTTCAATGCGTTCCTTGAGGACCAGCAGGACGAATCGGGGACTGCGATGGTATCATTGTACGATTTCAACACGAACGTCGATTGCGTCTATCAGGGGTATTCAATCGAGGCTGCGCCAAAACTCGACGATGATAACTACACACCGGGAGGACAAACAGCGCTCCACGACGCAATTATGACGGCAGTCACAGAAACGGGGGATCGTATCGATAAAATGGAGGCGGCCGGCCGACCGGACAACGTCATCGTTGTCGTCCTGACCGACGGGAAAGAGAACGCCTCTGAGACCCCACAGGAACGAGTGCGCGAGTTAGTGGAATACCGACGCGAGGAGCACGAGTGGGAATTTCTGTTTATCGGGGCTAATCAGGATGCGGCACTCACGGCGAGTGGAATGGGAATGGACGAAGACCGATCGCTGAACATGGCTCACAGCGGGGATGGTGCGAAATCGGCGTACGAGTCAACCTCTCAGCAGATCAGTCAGGCACGGCAAAAGGGAACCACCGACGGGTTCGACGAGAAAGACCGGGAAAATCAGGATAAAGCCCGGGATAGCTAA